The DNA region GATCAGCAGGATCTTCGGCATAACATTTGGCATTAAGCTTATGGAGCGCGGAGAGAAGCAAGCCGAGATAAATTATGGGAAACTGGGAGGGTTGATCCCTGAGATTGAATCTATAATCCACGAGGAGAGTCTGCATGAGATGGCTCTGATCCAGATGCTAGATGAGGAAAGACTCCGCTATACAGGTTCGATAGTATTGGGTTTAAACGATGCTCTTGTTGAATTACTAGGAGCACTCGCAGGTCTCACTCTAGCCTTGAAAGATACTAGATTGATTGCACTAACAGGTTCAATTACTGGTATTGCTGCTGCTTTGTCAATGAGTGTTTCAGAGTACCTTTCGACAAAAGCAGAAAAAGCTTTGAGGAGTCCTTTGAAGGCTTCGATTTACACTGGTATCACATATACAATAACAGTTATATTGCTTATCACGCCGTATCTGATCGTGGAAAATTATTTTTTATGTTTGGTTTTAACGATCATTGAGTCTTTATTGATCATTGCGTTGTTTAACTACTACATTTCGGTTGTCAGAGAGGAATCTTTCATACGGCGATTTTTTGAAATGGCAGGATTGAGTCTTGGTGTTGCGCTGGTAAGTTTTTTCATAGGTTTTTTTGTG from Syntrophales bacterium includes:
- a CDS encoding VIT1/CCC1 transporter family protein, producing the protein MVDITRELLRKLLYFQKSEITEHRIYEKLAEVIKHPENSLILAKIAQDELKHYQIWKKYTGQEVAPSSWKVFIYYWISRIFGITFGIKLMERGEKQAEINYGKLGGLIPEIESIIHEESLHEMALIQMLDEERLRYTGSIVLGLNDALVELLGALAGLTLALKDTRLIALTGSITGIAAALSMSVSEYLSTKAEKALRSPLKASIYTGITYTITVILLITPYLIVENYFLCLVLTIIESLLIIALFNYYISVVREESFIRRFFEMAGLSLGVALVSFFIGFFVRTFLGIEV